Below is a genomic region from Motilibacter rhizosphaerae.
CGCGGCCAGGAGAAGGGGGAGTTCGCGGACCGGCTCGGCGCGCACCACTACCTCGACAGCACCACCCAGGACGTCGCTGCCGAGCTCAAGCGCCTGGGCGGCGCGCAGACCGTCCTGTCCACGGTCACCAGCGCGGACGCCGGCACAGCGACTCTCGGCGGCCTGCGCCACCGCGGTCGGCTCGTCGTCGTCGGTGCGCCGCAGGAGCCGCTGCAGGTGCCCGCCGTCGCCCTCATCGGCCCGAGCGCGATGGTCGCCGGGCACGCGTCGGGGTCGGCGAAGGACAGCGAGGACACGCTGCGGTTCGCAGCGTTGAGCGGTGTCCGGCCCATGGTGGAGACGGAGCCGCTCGAGCGGGCGACCGAGGCGTTCGACGCGATGATGGCCGGCAAGCCGCGCTTCCGCATGGTCCTCACGACCTGACCCAGGGATCGGTGGACGCACGGCCGGAGCCCGGCGCGGCTGCTCGAGGTGCTCGGCGGCGTCGAGAAGCGCTGTCCCAGCGCTACCCCGTACGCGTCCGCCGGATCCTGATCGGCCCCTTGGCGGTGGAGGGGTCGACCACCTTCCCGCCCTGCGTGATGACGACGTCGCCGGCCACGACGAGCCGTCGCGCCGCGGCGCGAGCGGGCTCCATGAGTCCTCGCCAGTCGTCGCCACCGACGGCCCGGGCCGCGTCGGACGGGCAGATCGTCGCGCCGTCGGCGCGGGTGGACAGCAACCGCAGGATGGTCTCCTCGAGGGCGCGGTCGGTGGTGGACACCTTGGTGCGCCTGCACTTCTCGGAGCAGTAGCGCACGGAGTCCCAGTCCCGCTCCCACTTCTTGCGCCAGGTGATGGTGCGCCCGCAGGCGGCGCACGGCTTCGTCTCGCCGGCGCTCATCGCGCCCACGCACTGAACGACTGCAGGGAGCCGGCACCCGGGCGGCGCAGCCAGGGCCACGGGTACGTCGCGACGACCTCGAGGCGGCGGCTTCGTACCTTCCAGCCCGGCACGTACGTCCACGTGGTCGCGAGCCGCCTGCCTCGCAGCTCGACGACTGGATCCCCGAGCCTGACCTCTGCGCCGAGCTCGGCCAGCGCCTCGGCCAGGAAGACGAGCCGCTTCCCGGACAGGCGGAGCCTGGCGAGCAGCGGCTCGTCGAAGACGAACACCGACGGCAGGTCCGGGCGCGCGCGCCGGGCGGGGTCGCGGTCCCCGAGCGACTCTGCCGTCAGCCAGACGGCCTCCGCTCCGCCCGTGACCACGGGCTCTACGGGACCGCCGTCGGTCAGCCCGTCGCGCAGGCCCTCGGGGGCGCTGACGCGCGGTCCCGACTGCGCGGTCGGCCAGTCCTGTACGGGGCAGGCCCGCTGGAGCGGGCACGACCGGCACAGCCCCGGCGCACGCTTCTCGACCTGCCAGCGGCTGAAGCCGTAGACCTTGCCGGTCCCGGTGCCGACGGTCCACTGCCAGCCGAGCCGGTTCGCCGCCGGAGACCCGTCGAGCAGGTGGCGGTACATCTCCTGCGCGCCCTCCCGCCAGTCCCCTCCCGCGCGGACGGTGTACTGCGAGCTCAGCCACATGCGGGTCTGGTTGACCAGCCAGCCGTCCTCGCGCAGCTCGGCCGTCGTCGCCGCCATGCACGCCATCTCCTGCGGCCAGGGCTCTCTCGCCCACGGCTCGTCGACC
It encodes:
- a CDS encoding FAD-binding domain-containing protein, translated to MPLLPAPPTGRDDVVDWVREHLGHLSCDEVRPSRIRGGQAAADAALAALDVTGYASRRSTVLPAGSRGASGLSPYIRHGLLDLPTVWDAVEHAPARDRGKFRDELLWQEYARHLYARIGRATAQPLRFGPPRVDEPWAREPWPQEMACMAATTAELREDGWLVNQTRMWLSSQYTVRAGGDWREGAQEMYRHLLDGSPAANRLGWQWTVGTGTGKVYGFSRWQVEKRAPGLCRSCPLQRACPVQDWPTAQSGPRVSAPEGLRDGLTDGGPVEPVVTGGAEAVWLTAESLGDRDPARRARPDLPSVFVFDEPLLARLRLSGKRLVFLAEALAELGAEVRLGDPVVELRGRRLATTWTYVPGWKVRSRRLEVVATYPWPWLRRPGAGSLQSFSAWAR
- a CDS encoding DUF2256 and DUF3253 domain-containing protein, producing MSAGETKPCAACGRTITWRKKWERDWDSVRYCSEKCRRTKVSTTDRALEETILRLLSTRADGATICPSDAARAVGGDDWRGLMEPARAAARRLVVAGDVVITQGGKVVDPSTAKGPIRIRRTRTG